DNA sequence from the Conger conger chromosome 18, fConCon1.1, whole genome shotgun sequence genome:
GATGGGTGAATTTGGTCTGCGGTTGGGGTTTAGGTGCAGTAATTGCTTCTCCTCATAGATTGTTCTCATATGCATGACGGGAAttccagcgttatggatgtgacattttgacacaaaatgacaaaccaaatccttcagaaacatttctaaattaaaaaatgttaatgcatattatcatagcacccacCTGGCTGAGGGAAAGGGCCAACAAGATCGAAAAATATTGTGATGCCTgaaaaaatgtgacaaataacGCAAATAgacaggtattttggggagactatAAACTTTCTAAAAACGCTGTGGATTTTAATGTCTAATGCAgaaagtttgatatccatgCAATGCAGGAGGTTTGGCTGAACATTTAAATagcaatttagaaaatattattttatttgtcttgatttttatgaggagataccagtgttatggatgtgacgccATTGCGTTACGGATTTCACATTATTACTGAAGATTGTGCAATATTTTATACTAATGAATTTACTTCTGTTTAGCTTTCCTCGTTTTCCTATGATTTAAAGGGTAGAATAATGTAAAGggttttgtattgtatttggtCTTGGGGTAAATTCCCTGTGCATATTTATATTGTGTTGCTTTAAAAAATGCTGTTTGCTGTGCTCGTCACCAAACTGTATCTGCTCATTAAGACTCGCAGGCATTAGTCAGCACACCCTGAGACACAGGAAAACCTGGTTCTATGGCAGGTCTTTCCTGCTGCAGtttctaacctctcccttcctctccctctgtgtgtgtgtgtgtgtacacagcttGGGCTCAGGCAGTAGCAGCTCTGATGATCTTGGGCCTCCTCATCCTCATTGTGGCCTTCATCCTCTCCTGCATTGCCCTCTGCCCTGCAGTCAACATCACCCTGCTGCCTCTCATCGGGATCCTGCTCCTGGTCGCTGGTAAggccgtcctcctcctcctcttcgtcctcctccaccccctgttcttcctcctcctcttcctccccctcctcctcctcctcctccagatcATACGATGTCTGACGCCTCGTCCTGTTTTCTTACCACTCAGGCTTTCTCATTGTGCCTTAAAGGCCCCTAATTATTCATGTTAAGTTCTATTGAATGCTTGGTCACTTTGGTTGTCTAACATGTGAAAACAAAGCTCTAAAACAAGACATTTTACCGCATTTGCTCCCAGAAAATAAAATCCCTGGACAGCACACGCAAGTTAAATTTGGCTTCAGATCTGACTTTGATTCTGGATTTCAATGGAAGCAGCCGGTTATCTTTGATGTGCTGTTTACAGAGCTCTCGCACGCACATCTGGACATTGTATGCAACATCCTCGCATtataacccccccaccctcaatAATCTCCCCAAGGATGTGAGAAAGGATACAGCATATTAGACGCACGTTACCTGCACATTAGACGCACGTTACCTGCACATTAGACGCACGTTACCTGCACATTAGACGCGCGTTACACGTACGTTACCCGCACATTAGACACACGTTAGATGCACATAAGACGCACTGTTACTGGTCGCCTGTAACTAACGGCACATTACATGGCCttgcaggggaggggggtgagatcTGGTTGGCTGCGATTTAGATTTGAGGGACACATCCTGGCATCGGTGAGCCCCCACTGGCTGGTGTGAGCTCCACTGGCTGGTGTACTCTCCACTGGCTGGTGTGCGCTCCACTGGCTGGTGTACTCTCCACTGGGTGGTGTGCGCTCCACTCGTTTCCCCACTGGTGACTCCTGAACCAGGCACAGCACAAAGCTGGGCACGCAAGGCTGCTGTGGAAAAGAGCGGTTCTGACCGGAACGTGTACGGTTAAATCCCTTGTTTACAGATGCCATGTCCGCTTTCTGAGCTGGGTCTGTGTGGgcaggaggtgggaggagggctCGGTCATTCCCAGTCAGATAACCAATCAGGGCAAAGCATGTAGGGGGGAAACAAAACATGCCAAACACCCAAAAACACCCACCGGATACAGCCTGTGTGGCTGCAAGAGAGAGgaactcactggatgttttctttaATGTTTTAGAGAACCTGTTTCTTTATCAAGATATCAACTAAACCGTAAactcatcaaaccttttctacTTGTTAGGTAGACCTTGGGGAATGATAGCAAACTAAAATATAATACACTGGCACCTGCGCAGGTGGCTGCATAGCTGGTGTGATCCAATGAATCATCAGGATGCTAAATTTATGCCGGCCCATATTTTTACACTGGTGTTctttacactgtgtgtgtggatgatgGCTGGGTGATTTCTTTAGGCAGATTTTGCGGGACATTGTTGTCCCTATCGTAACGATCAGTTCATTTCCCTTCGTGAGCAGACTGagggaggggctgtgtgtgttgatggAACAGAAACGGTGAAGGAGCGCATCCTGTGGTGTTGTTTAATCCCTCAAAGCTCCACGCTGTTGCCTGGCAACAGTTGTGACATATTGAACCCTCCTGCTGCCTGCTCCGggccgtgtgtgagtgtgtgagtgtgtgtgtgtgagtgtgtgagtgagtgagtgtgtgtgtgagtgtgtgagtgtgtgagtgtgtgagtgagtgagtgagtgagtgagtgagtgtgtgtgtgtgtgtgtgtgtgtgtgtgagtgtgtgagtgtgtgagtgagtgagtgagtgtgtgtgtgtgtgtgtgtgtgtgtgggtggggtgtgtgtgtgtttgtgtgtgtgggggggtgtcgTAGCTGTGTTGCCATGGGAACTGTGAGGAACAGCGTTCTTGGCAGAGTCACCTTGACGCTACGCCCAGGTGGCTACTCGGTGTGATAACTACGTGGgccattaccccccccccccagcgcttCCACACCCCTCCGCACCCTtccacacccctccgccccctcaCCTGCCGAAACCACATGACCTGACGCCCAACTCCACCACAGTGGGACGCGGAAGCGGCTCCTTCCTTCGTTTTCCCCCCGTGTGTTTCCCCCGGCCTGCCCTGTCGTCGGCAGACTGAGCGGACTTCACCCTGCTGCACACGGGCCCCGGTATCAGTGCGGGAGTTTCAGCGCCGGGCCTACAGATGCGGGCAGATTACGCCACTCTGGGTTTCTGCCATTGCAGGATGAGCTGTGACTATTCTCATTATGCTAACCCAACCCTGCCCTGCCCTAACACCACTGTGTCACATGGCTGACTTTCAGCATTGCGAGCACTTTTTAAATACTTGGATGTAATCCATATTTTACACCCATTTGCTATTTAAGCAGCAGTGGGTTTCCACTGCCCCTATTCACAGTGAATCCTGAATGGCCATATGTACGCTTTCTTTAACCAGTGTTACCTGTGAGTACGTGCATTCATTGATTAATATTGTGAAATACAGAAGCTGAAATAAGCGAGGTTTTGGCTGTGTGCAGTTTCTTAGTCATGGGGGTCCCCCTGTATACTTACAGTGGTGGGGACCCCCGAAAAATCCTCGGCCCCCAGTGACCAACCCTCGTCCTCTCGTTGCAGTGGTCCTGCAGGTGATCGCCCTGATCATCTACCCCGTGAAGTTCAACGAGCGCATCTTCGAGGGCCGCTACTTCTACACCTGGGCCTACGGCTTCGGCTGGGGCGCCACCATCCTGATGATCGGCTCCACCGCGCTCTTCTGCTGCCTTCCCCGGTACGAGGACCAGATGCTCGGCCTCACCAAGACCAAGTACCTCTACAGCTCCGCCTAGAGGCCGGAGGCCCGCACTGCGACCTTCCCCGGGACAGGCATTACGTTACTTTAGTTACTTAGCTGACACTTATATTATCCGAAGTGACTcgcagttgattggactaagcaggggacattcccccccccagagcaatgcggggttaagggccttgaaccaccaaccctctgggtcccagtcatgtaccttagccgcccagtcatgtaccaccGTCCCTGCCCTGATGCTTCCTCTTTGGGTTCACTTATGGgatgactttaaaaaaataattttgaggtATAAGCCCTCATTAATGTTCACTGTCAGTTTGCAGAATGTAGTCTTGAATAGGGAATGATGTATAGGAAACTCTGTTAATCCCTGAAGACCATgggaaaaagggaaaatgtGTGGGAAGGTTTTTTAGTATTTGCTATTGTCCTTCCAAATGTGGGTTTGTTTTTCCCATTGTCTTTCTGAATCTGAACCCTCCCTGAACCCTTAAAGTGGGCTATTGGGAATATCTTCCTCCAAAGTGCTCTTAATGTCCCGCATT
Encoded proteins:
- the perp gene encoding p53 apoptosis effector related to PMP-22, with product MFRCGIAYPRCRWIAPLILLFAIIFDIIAIAATSGWVEDEGAKSHYASMWKYCRGRNDDWECPSLMEFPWAQAVAALMILGLLILIVAFILSCIALCPAVNITLLPLIGILLLVAVVLQVIALIIYPVKFNERIFEGRYFYTWAYGFGWGATILMIGSTALFCCLPRYEDQMLGLTKTKYLYSSA